Proteins co-encoded in one Arachis hypogaea cultivar Tifrunner chromosome 11, arahy.Tifrunner.gnm2.J5K5, whole genome shotgun sequence genomic window:
- the LOC112720762 gene encoding uncharacterized protein has product MSRTLVQPIGQKRLTNVAVVRLKKHGMRFEIACYPNTVLAWRSGVEKDLDEVLQSHTVYSNVSKGVLAKSKDLIAAFGTDDQTKICLEVLKKGELQVAGKERESLLSSQFRDIATIVMQKTYNPETQRPYTISMIERLMRDIHFAVDPNSSSKKQALELIQELQKHYPIKRCPLRIRVAAHEEEVPALLEKLNEWKSTIISKEGSSGQLSVIFELEPGLYKDCHDFVVNVHGRFEVLTHSLYVDGDTQVEQYNDDYEEMPPPLAKETREHVLELNDKLQKQTISSTSRPPPEMQQQKANKCSTCNVSFEDSKQYREHHKSEWHKHNMKRKTRQLPPLTEEECLADMELGDSKSDLKDYSF; this is encoded by the exons ATGTCGCGAACGCTGGTGCAGCCTATAGGGCAGAAGAGGCTAACCAACGTGGCCGTCGTGCGACTCAAGAAGCACGGCATGCGCTTTGAGATTGCCTGCTACCCTAATACCGTCCTCGCTTGGCGTTCCGGCGT GGAGAAGGACCTGGACGAAGTGTTGCAGTCACATACTGTTTATTCCAATGTTTCCAAAGGAGTTCTTGCCAAGTCAAAGGATTTGATTGCTGCTTTTGGGACTGATGATCAGACCAAGATATGCTTAGAG GTTTTGAAGAAAGGGGAACTTCAGGTTGCCGGGAAAGAAAGGGAATCCTTGCTGTCGAGTCAGTTCAGAGATATTGCCACCATTGTGATGCAAAAGACATACAATCCTGAGACGCAGCGCCCTTACACTATTAGCATGATTGAGCGTCTCATGAGGGATATTCATTTTGCTGTTGATCCAAATAGTAGTTCCAAGAAGCAG GCTTTGGAGTTGATTCAGGAGCTTCAAAAGCACTACCCTATAAAACGATGTCCATTAAGAATCCGAGTTGCTGCTCATGAGGAGGAAGTGCCTGCCCTTTTAGAGAAGCTGAATGAGTGGAAGTCTACCATTATTTCTAAAGAAGGATCTTCTGGTCAGCTATCTGTT ATCTTTGAATTAGAACCTGGTCTATATAAGGATTGTCATGACTTCGTTGTGAACGTGCATGGAAGATTTGAGGTTCTTACACACTCTCTTTATGTGGATGGGGATACCCAAGTAGAACAATACAACGATGATTATGAGGAAATGCCTCCACCGTTGGCCAAAGAAACTCGCGAACATGTGcttgaattgaatgataaacttCAAAAGCAAACAATTTCATCTACGAGTAGGCCGCCTCCTGAGATGCAACAACAAAAGGCAAACAAGTGCAGCACATGCAATGTTTCTTTTGAGGACTCTAAGCAGTACCGAGAACACCACAAGAGTGAGTGGCACAAGCACAATATGAAGCGCAAGACAAGGCAACTCCCACCCCTTACTGAGGAAGAGTGCTTGGCAGACATGGAACTGGGTGACTCAAAATCTGATTTGAAGGATTATTCATTTTGA